A window of the Cucurbita pepo subsp. pepo cultivar mu-cu-16 chromosome LG01, ASM280686v2, whole genome shotgun sequence genome harbors these coding sequences:
- the LOC111778984 gene encoding cytochrome P450 714C3-like codes for MSSKCDGTTHLEILLRSESSQNCISEEKSRILGDFVTREVNAFLWFSLIAITVVLIGKVVELFRLWSKAKQLPGPPSPSFCGHSKVISRRNLTDVLYDSHKKYGPVVKLWLGPMQLLVSVKEPALLKEILVKAEDKLLLTGRAFRLAFGRSSLFTSSFEKVQNKRRWLAEKLDEILFQRANVFPAKAVDYSVGRVQDIMIEEGVDCNKVSQHLAFTLLGCTLFGDAFLGWSKATIYEELLMMVAKDASFWASYRVAPFWKQGFWRYQRLCMKLKCLTQDIVQQCRKHCKLSSHSQNQNLQNEIKSTGVEAEFVIPRCPATEMRNSCFFYGLHDQVNPNEEPIGNIMGVMFHGCLTTANLIASILGRLATNPEIQEKINSELNIVQQGSVKDHQKNVDNMPLLLATIYESARLLPAGPLLQRCSLKQDLVLKTGITIPTGTLVVVPLKLVQMDNSSWGSDADKFNPYRFLSVACNGADMSQRTSLAGENAGDEGESSFVLNDPTGNVAFLPFGFGARSCVGRKFIIQGVATLFASLLANYEIKLQSESKNDSKLSSNTSASQMLPNSKIVFARRNS; via the exons ATGAGCTCGAAATGCGACGGCACTACTCATCTCGAAATTCTTCTCCGATCGGAATCTTCCCAGAACTGTATCTCCGAAGAGAAGTCCCGGATTCTTGGGGATTTCGTCACTCGCGAAGTCAATGCGTTCCTCTGGTTTTCTCTCATCGCCATCACTGTGGTTCTGATCGGCAAGGTTGTTGAGCTCTTCAGATTGTGGTCGAAGGCGAAGCAACTTCCCGGACCTCCTAGTCCGTCTTTCTGCGGTCACTCCAAGGTCATTTCGCGCCGGAATCTCACGG ATGTATTATATGACTCTCATAAAAAATATGGACCAGTCGTCAAGCTATGGTTGGGTCCCATGCAGCTTTTGGTGTCTGTAAAAGAGCCAGCTCTTCTCAAAGAAATTCTGGTGAAGGCCGAGGATAAATTGCTTTTGACAGGAAGGGCATTCAGATTGGCATTTGGGCGTTCAAGTCTCTTTACTTCCTCTTTCGAGAAG GTGCAAAACAAAAGACGGTGGCTAGCAGAAAAGTTAGATGAAATATTATTCCAGAGAGCTAATGTTTTTCCTGCAAAGGCTGTAGATTATTCTGTAGGGAGAGTGCAAGATATTATGATTGAAGAAGGTGTAGATTGTAATAAGGTTTCTCAACATTTGGCTTTTACATTGTTAGGGTGCACACTTTTTGGGGATGCttttttgggttggtccaAGGCAACCATCTATGAGGAACTTCTGATGATGGTTGCAAAAGATGCCAGCTTTTGGGCCTCCTACAGAGTTGCTCCTTTCTGGAAACAAGGATTCTGGCGGTACCAGCGCTTGTGCATGAAATTGAAATGCTTAACACAAGATATTGTTCAGCAATGTAGAAAACATTGCAAGCTCTCCTCTCACTCCCAGAATCAAAACcttcaaaatgaaatcaaaagtACTGGTGTGGAGGCTGAATTTGTCATACCACGCTGTCCTGCTACCGAGATGCGTAATAGCTGTTTCTTTTATGGTCTTCATGATCAGGTTAATCCTAATGAAGAACCAATTGGAAATATTATGGGTGTGATGTTTCATGGATGTCTAACTACCGCAAATTTGATTGCTTCCATTTTGGGAAGGCTTGCCACAAATCCTGAAATACAagaaaag ATCAACTCAGAACTAAATATAGTACAACAGGGCTCGGTGAAAGATCACCAGAAAAATGTTGATAACATGCCGCTTCTGTTGGCAACTATATATGAATCTGCTCGTCTTCTGCCAGCAGGGCCTCTGTTACAAAGATGTTCACTTAAACAAG ATTTGGTCCTAAAGACTGGTATAACCATACCGACCGGAACTTTAGTTGTTGTACCCTTAAAATTGGTACAAATGGATAATTCAAGTTGGGGAAGTGATGCGGATAAGTTCAATCCTTACCGTTTTTTATCAGTGGCTTGTAATGGCGCGGATATGAGTCAGCGAACATCACTTGCAG GAGAAAATGCTGGGGACGAAGGAGAGAGCTCCTTTGTTTTGAACGATCCAACCGGCAATGTTGCCTTTCTTCCCTTTGGCTTTGGTGCACGTTCCTGTGTTGGTCGGAAATTTATCATACAGGGAGTAGCAACACTATTTGCCTCTTTGCTCGCCAACTACGAG